From a region of the Vicinamibacteria bacterium genome:
- a CDS encoding Hsp20/alpha crystallin family protein: MKTMLHWSPSRQLHFHHPVEGLLPGVFEAAANEALLPAESWLPATEGWIQDGTYVIQFALPGVDPKEVSVSLMDSVLTVKGARKADHDTTGKDYFVREAVYGSFQRSVALPEGVDAAQVEAKYTNGILEVRVPTPRAATPTTIEIKAA; the protein is encoded by the coding sequence ATGAAGACGATGTTGCATTGGTCACCTAGTCGGCAGTTGCATTTCCATCACCCGGTCGAGGGCCTGCTTCCGGGGGTTTTCGAGGCCGCCGCAAATGAGGCTCTTCTGCCTGCTGAGTCTTGGCTCCCTGCCACAGAGGGGTGGATCCAGGACGGCACGTACGTTATCCAGTTCGCCCTGCCGGGCGTGGATCCGAAAGAGGTCAGCGTGTCGTTGATGGATAGCGTGCTCACCGTTAAGGGCGCGCGCAAGGCTGACCACGACACCACGGGCAAGGATTACTTCGTCCGCGAAGCGGTGTACGGCTCCTTCCAGCGCAGCGTCGCGCTCCCCGAGGGTGTCGACGCTGCTCAAGTGGAAGCGAAGTATACGAACGGCATCCTGGAGGTAAGGGTCCCCACGCCACGAGCCGCGACGCCGACGACAATCGAAATCAAGGCCGCCTGA